A genomic region of Balaenoptera acutorostrata chromosome 4, mBalAcu1.1, whole genome shotgun sequence contains the following coding sequences:
- the LOC102999346 gene encoding keratin-associated protein 26-1-like → CHNYCSGNYSLGSLRNARHVPPPSSIALCSTNVRGGDVLCLPSSCQDHTWLLNNGQETCSEPTSCQPANCETSNSETSSCPSSGCYVPRPCQGTRFLPASSYISGSCFPVCYRPLSYVSSSFQPLSLLTYGCRPLGYLPGGLHPHSITHYSAHLLHVSNYSISALISYHLLVHPTLSLLWDNSFGIVSSSLRPLCPLFSGCQPLTHVFSTCHPSCSAWGGL, encoded by the exons TGTCACAACTACTGCTCTGGAAACTACAGCTTGGGATCCCTCAGAAATGCCCGTCatgttcctcctccctcctccattgCCCTCTGCTCTACGAATGTGAGAGGTGGGGATGTTCTCTGCTTGCCCAGCAGCTGTCAAGACCATACCTGGCTCCTGAACAACGGCCAAGAGACCTGCAGTGAACCTACCAGCTGCCAGCCGGCCAACTGTGAGACTAGCAACAGTGAAACTTCCAGCTGCCCTTCCTCTGGTTGCTATGTGCCCAGACCCTGCCAAGGCACCCgttttcttcctgcttcttctTACATCTCTGGATCCTGCTTCCCAGTATGCTATAGACCTCTGAGCTATGTGTCTAGCAGCTTCCAACCCCTAAGCCTCCTCACTTATGGATGCCGCCCCTTGGGTTACTTGCCTGGTGGTCTTCATCCCCACAGCATTACCCACT ATTCTGCACATTTGCTTCATGTCTCCAATTACTCCATATCTGCCCTCATTTCATATCATCTTCTTGTTCACCCtaccctttctctcctttgggaTAATTCTTTTGGCATTGTGTCCAGCAGCCTCAGACCTCTGTGTCCTCTCTTCAGTGGATGCCAGCCTCTGACACATGTGTTTAGTACTTGCCATCCATCTTGCTCTGCCTGGGGAGGCCTGTAA